One Actinospica robiniae DSM 44927 genomic region harbors:
- a CDS encoding DUF1778 domain-containing protein, producing the protein MELTQYVENLRRELATAAEVGGEEARSLADRLLAPLDAAVRLTLLEALSDAADEISAELAPGSVDVRLRGGTAGFVVTPPAPAAPPAAEDAAAGRGPVDVRLPLGEGDEAAMVRINLRLPANLKALIENAAAAGGLSVNAWIVRAAAAGLAGEGRLGARPVGQQTDRVVGAHYTGWAR; encoded by the coding sequence ATGGAACTCACCCAGTACGTCGAAAACCTGCGGCGGGAACTGGCCACCGCGGCCGAGGTCGGCGGCGAGGAGGCCCGATCGCTGGCCGACCGGCTGCTCGCGCCGCTCGACGCCGCGGTGCGGCTCACCCTGCTGGAGGCGCTCTCCGACGCCGCCGACGAGATCTCCGCCGAACTCGCGCCCGGCTCGGTCGACGTCCGGCTGCGCGGCGGAACGGCCGGGTTCGTCGTGACGCCGCCCGCGCCCGCCGCGCCCCCGGCCGCCGAGGACGCCGCCGCCGGCCGGGGGCCGGTCGACGTGCGGCTGCCGCTCGGCGAGGGCGACGAGGCGGCCATGGTCCGGATCAACCTGCGGCTGCCCGCCAATCTCAAGGCCCTGATCGAGAACGCGGCCGCGGCCGGCGGCCTCTCGGTCAACGCCTGGATCGTCCGGGCGGCGGCCGCGGGCCTGGCCGGCGAGGGCCGGCTCGGCGCCCGGCCCGTCGGGCAGCAGACCGACCGCGTCGTCGGCGCGCACTACACCGGCTGGGCCCGCTGA
- a CDS encoding carbohydrate ABC transporter permease — protein sequence MATKPIRGRISSTTIYLLLSVGGLISIAPYLMTLNAAFKPQSTLLSTQAWTPATPATWSNFTQLWHQYDMSGFIVHATIVAGAITIGQLVFTTMAAYAFARLDFPGREPLFWAFIAMMMVPQIVTLIPLFLIMSHLNLIDTYRALILPYVFGTPYGIFLVRQFFQTIPADLEAAARIDGAGTWGILRRIMLPLSKPILATLATITFVNTWNSLLWPLMATSSERDEVVTVGIAALQGQFASELHILLPAAAVALLPLVAIFLVFQRHIVRSIALTGLK from the coding sequence ATGGCAACCAAGCCGATCCGCGGGCGCATCAGCTCGACCACGATCTACCTGCTGCTGAGTGTGGGCGGACTGATCTCGATCGCGCCCTATCTGATGACCCTCAACGCAGCGTTCAAGCCGCAGTCCACGCTGCTCTCGACCCAGGCCTGGACCCCCGCCACCCCGGCGACCTGGTCCAACTTCACCCAGTTGTGGCACCAGTACGACATGTCCGGGTTCATCGTGCACGCCACGATCGTGGCCGGCGCGATCACCATCGGACAGCTGGTGTTCACGACGATGGCCGCGTACGCGTTCGCCCGGCTGGACTTCCCCGGGCGCGAGCCGCTGTTCTGGGCGTTCATCGCCATGATGATGGTGCCGCAGATCGTGACTCTGATCCCGTTGTTCCTGATCATGAGCCACCTGAACCTGATCGACACCTACCGGGCGCTGATCCTGCCCTACGTCTTCGGCACGCCCTACGGGATCTTCCTGGTGCGGCAGTTCTTCCAGACCATCCCGGCGGATCTGGAGGCCGCGGCCCGCATCGACGGCGCGGGCACGTGGGGCATCTTGCGGCGGATCATGCTCCCGCTCAGCAAGCCGATCCTGGCCACCCTGGCCACGATCACCTTCGTCAACACCTGGAACAGCCTGCTCTGGCCGCTGATGGCGACCAGCAGCGAGCGGGACGAGGTCGTCACCGTCGGCATCGCCGCGCTGCAGGGCCAGTTCGCCTCGGAACTGCACATCCTGCTGCCGGCTGCGGCCGTCGCGCTGCTCCCGCTGGTCGCCATCTTCCTGGTGTTCCAGCGGCACATCGTCCGGTCGATCGCACTGACCGGTCTGAAATAG
- a CDS encoding ABC transporter permease produces the protein MSAMTLPDTGLDAAAGKTRSHAFVHTRVMLRRNLRHMQRYPSLTLMITLMPLVFLLLFVYVFGGTLGSGLGPGMPAGLHGGRSAYADYVSPAIILMAVAAAAQGTAIAVAQDMTEGVIARFRTMAVARSSVLTGHVVGATIQTMIGVVVVTAAAIGVGFRPHAHVAEWFAAFGVVLLLTFAVTWLCVGLGLSAKSVETASNSPMFLILLPFLGSGFVPTASLPTGMRWFAEYEPFTPVNETLRGLLTGTRIGDNLSITIAWCAGTAVLSYVWSRRLYEREPRPS, from the coding sequence ATGAGCGCCATGACGTTGCCGGACACCGGTCTCGACGCCGCTGCCGGCAAGACCCGCTCGCACGCCTTCGTCCACACGAGGGTCATGCTGCGCCGCAACCTGCGGCACATGCAGCGCTATCCGTCGCTGACCCTCATGATCACCCTGATGCCGCTGGTGTTCCTGCTCCTGTTCGTCTACGTCTTCGGCGGGACGCTCGGATCGGGCCTGGGCCCCGGCATGCCGGCCGGCCTGCACGGCGGCCGGTCCGCTTACGCGGACTACGTCTCCCCGGCGATCATCCTGATGGCCGTGGCCGCGGCGGCGCAGGGAACGGCGATCGCCGTCGCCCAGGACATGACCGAGGGCGTCATCGCCCGATTCCGCACCATGGCGGTGGCCCGGTCCTCCGTGCTCACCGGGCACGTGGTGGGCGCGACGATCCAGACGATGATCGGCGTCGTGGTGGTCACGGCCGCCGCGATCGGCGTCGGATTCCGGCCGCACGCGCACGTGGCCGAGTGGTTCGCCGCGTTCGGCGTGGTGCTGCTGCTCACCTTCGCCGTCACCTGGCTGTGCGTCGGCCTGGGCCTGTCGGCCAAGAGCGTGGAGACCGCGAGCAACTCGCCGATGTTCCTGATCCTGTTGCCGTTCCTCGGCAGCGGCTTCGTCCCCACCGCCTCGCTGCCGACCGGAATGCGCTGGTTCGCCGAGTACGAACCCTTCACCCCGGTCAACGAGACCCTGCGCGGCCTGCTGACCGGCACGAGGATCGGCGACAACCTGAGCATCACGATCGCGTGGTGCGCGGGAACCGCAGTGCTCTCCTACGTCTGGTCCCGGCGGCTCTACGAGCGCGAACCGCGTCCGAGCTGA
- a CDS encoding NUDIX domain-containing protein, protein MADRKRAAAVIIRDGRLLMVRERGTGPLGLHDGQEYWTVPGGGIEAGETPEHAVMREVVEEVGLEPLTARFLYDVPFPSGWTACFRVWVAPGEPRLGVDKDLRCGCPRMVGLSWIPLPRSSSAPESFMVPTLLMATPMT, encoded by the coding sequence ATGGCGGACAGAAAGCGCGCAGCGGCAGTGATCATCCGGGACGGGCGGCTTCTGATGGTTCGCGAGCGGGGAACCGGCCCGCTCGGGCTCCATGATGGGCAGGAGTACTGGACGGTGCCCGGGGGCGGAATCGAGGCCGGTGAAACTCCGGAGCACGCCGTGATGCGGGAGGTCGTTGAAGAGGTCGGGCTGGAGCCGCTGACCGCGCGCTTCCTCTACGATGTGCCCTTCCCGTCCGGCTGGACTGCTTGCTTCCGGGTGTGGGTGGCCCCTGGTGAACCCCGACTCGGCGTTGACAAGGATTTGAGATGTGGCTGCCCCCGCATGGTCGGGCTGAGCTGGATACCGCTACCGCGATCCTCCTCTGCCCCGGAGTCGTTCATGGTGCCCACACTGCTGATGGCGACTCCCATGACATGA
- a CDS encoding carbohydrate ABC transporter permease, with product MAKSLVASAPKRGGGRRADSRRRNHSRTTFEAYLLIAPSLFGFLAFLVAPVVIVFVLSLFSWNLITSPQFVGLANYRQMFGDSQTWHALLNTVYYVVLNIPLQTVLALLLALALNRKMRGSKFFRVIFVLPWMAMPVALGVIWNWFFDPRSGIIDHVISMFGFTGPNWLTSSTWAMPVIASVNVWQYTGYTMLFLLAGLQAIPQTVYEAAALDGVNAVQRFFRITLPLLRPAMFFVLVTNVIGSFQQFDTVFVMTQGGPGQSTTTMNYYIYQQAFQLFHAGYAATLSILLFAVILLVTFAQFRYFRKRTIYDFS from the coding sequence ATGGCGAAGTCGCTTGTCGCGTCAGCGCCGAAGCGGGGCGGGGGCCGACGCGCCGACAGCCGCCGCCGCAACCACTCCCGCACCACGTTCGAGGCCTACCTCCTGATCGCGCCGAGCCTGTTCGGGTTCCTGGCCTTCCTGGTCGCGCCGGTCGTGATCGTGTTCGTGCTCAGCCTGTTCAGCTGGAACCTGATCACCTCGCCGCAGTTCGTCGGCTTGGCCAACTACCGGCAGATGTTCGGCGACTCGCAGACCTGGCACGCGCTGCTCAACACGGTCTACTACGTGGTGCTGAACATCCCGCTGCAGACGGTCTTGGCGTTGCTGCTGGCGCTCGCGCTGAACCGGAAGATGCGCGGTTCGAAGTTCTTCCGCGTCATCTTCGTCCTGCCGTGGATGGCGATGCCGGTGGCTCTGGGCGTGATCTGGAACTGGTTCTTCGATCCGCGCTCGGGGATCATCGACCACGTCATCTCCATGTTCGGGTTCACCGGTCCGAACTGGCTGACCTCGTCGACGTGGGCGATGCCCGTCATCGCGTCGGTGAACGTGTGGCAGTACACCGGCTACACGATGCTGTTCCTGCTCGCGGGCCTGCAGGCGATTCCGCAGACCGTGTACGAGGCAGCGGCACTGGACGGGGTCAACGCGGTGCAGCGCTTCTTCCGGATCACCCTGCCGCTGCTGCGGCCCGCGATGTTCTTCGTGTTGGTGACCAACGTGATCGGCTCGTTCCAGCAGTTCGACACAGTGTTCGTGATGACGCAGGGCGGCCCGGGTCAGTCCACGACGACCATGAACTACTACATCTACCAGCAGGCCTTCCAGCTCTTCCACGCCGGTTACGCCGCGACTCTCTCCATCCTCCTGTTCGCGGTGATCTTGCTGGTGACGTTCGCCCAGTTCCGCTACTTCCGCAAGCGCACCATCTACGACTTCAGCTGA
- a CDS encoding ATP-binding cassette domain-containing protein, which yields MTAAISPGTGTTLAISARGLRKSFGEKTVLDGIDLSVRSGTILALLGPNGAGKTTAVHLLTTYLKPDAGEIRIAGRDPATDAQAVRRTIGVTGQFSAVDGYLTGRENLLLMADLHLLPRDVGRRRAADLLERFELAQAADKPASTYSGGMKRKLDLAMTLVGKPRVIFLDEPTTGLDPRSRRTMWEIIRGLVAEGTTILLTTQYLDEADQLAHRVAVLDGGRIVAEGTPAELKARIPGGHIELSFADRARLDAAAATLDPTSRDDDGLTLQLPGDGSVSTLRALLRRLDDAQVDVESLSVHTPDLDDVFFALTGKKGTDT from the coding sequence GTGACCGCCGCGATATCGCCGGGCACCGGCACGACCCTCGCCATCTCGGCCCGCGGCCTGCGCAAGTCCTTCGGCGAGAAGACCGTGCTCGACGGCATCGACCTGAGCGTGCGGTCCGGCACGATCCTGGCCCTGCTCGGCCCGAACGGGGCCGGCAAGACGACCGCCGTGCACCTGTTGACCACCTACCTCAAGCCCGACGCCGGCGAGATCCGGATCGCGGGGCGCGACCCTGCGACCGACGCGCAGGCGGTCCGCCGCACGATCGGCGTCACCGGCCAGTTCTCCGCCGTCGACGGCTACCTCACCGGCCGGGAGAACCTGCTGCTGATGGCGGACCTGCACCTGCTGCCGCGGGACGTCGGGCGCCGCCGGGCCGCGGACCTGCTGGAGCGGTTCGAGCTGGCGCAGGCCGCCGACAAGCCCGCGTCGACCTATTCCGGCGGCATGAAGCGCAAACTCGACCTGGCCATGACCCTGGTCGGCAAGCCCAGGGTGATCTTCCTGGACGAGCCGACCACGGGCCTGGACCCGCGCAGCCGGCGCACCATGTGGGAGATCATCCGCGGGCTGGTCGCGGAGGGGACGACCATCCTGCTCACGACCCAGTATCTGGACGAGGCCGACCAGCTCGCACACCGGGTCGCGGTGCTCGACGGCGGCCGGATCGTCGCCGAGGGCACGCCCGCCGAGCTCAAGGCGCGCATCCCCGGCGGCCACATCGAGCTCTCCTTCGCGGACAGAGCGCGCCTCGACGCCGCCGCGGCGACGCTCGACCCCACCTCCCGCGACGACGACGGCCTCACCCTGCAACTGCCCGGAGACGGAAGTGTCAGCACCCTGCGGGCGCTGCTGCGCCGGCTGGACGACGCGCAGGTCGACGTCGAGTCGCTGAGTGTGCACACCCCCGACCTCGACGACGTCTTCTTCGCCCTCACGGGTAAGAAGGGAACCGACACATGA
- a CDS encoding DUF4097 family beta strand repeat-containing protein, with translation MTRSTFSTPSAVTVALDLYVADVRFAVSDRVETIVEVEPSDPNKGADVKAAENTRVEYDEATRTVSVVSKKPRSRFMNFSSKRPESINVLIQLPTDSDVRGEADLGDFQADGVLGTVTLKTGLGSLRFAETGPLELRYGVGTIVVEGISGSAAVHTGSGDIRIGAVDGTAEISNSNGKVRVGVVTGPANVKAANGSVFVERALSDITATSANGEVQIGEVVRGKVNATSKNGSVEVGVREGSAAWLELDTEVGRVYNELTSTDAPETGDPVDKVEVHAGTKLGDVTVRRAPRLEDQA, from the coding sequence ATGACCCGCTCCACCTTCAGTACCCCGTCCGCCGTCACCGTCGCCCTCGACCTGTACGTCGCCGACGTCCGCTTCGCCGTCTCCGACCGCGTCGAGACGATCGTCGAGGTCGAGCCGAGCGACCCGAACAAGGGCGCCGACGTCAAGGCCGCCGAGAACACCCGCGTCGAGTATGACGAGGCCACCCGCACCGTGAGCGTGGTCTCGAAGAAGCCCCGGAGCAGGTTCATGAACTTCAGCAGCAAGCGGCCCGAATCGATCAACGTACTGATCCAGCTGCCGACCGACTCCGACGTGCGCGGCGAGGCCGATCTCGGCGACTTCCAGGCCGACGGCGTGCTGGGCACCGTCACGCTCAAGACCGGCCTCGGCTCGCTCCGGTTCGCCGAGACCGGCCCGCTGGAGCTGCGCTACGGCGTCGGCACGATCGTCGTCGAGGGGATCAGCGGATCCGCCGCGGTGCACACCGGTTCCGGCGACATCCGGATCGGCGCCGTGGACGGCACCGCGGAGATCTCCAACAGCAACGGGAAGGTGCGCGTCGGCGTCGTCACCGGCCCGGCGAACGTCAAGGCCGCCAACGGCTCGGTGTTCGTCGAACGGGCGCTGTCCGACATCACCGCCACCAGCGCCAACGGCGAGGTGCAGATCGGCGAGGTCGTACGCGGCAAGGTCAACGCCACCTCGAAGAACGGCAGCGTCGAGGTCGGCGTCCGCGAGGGCAGCGCCGCCTGGCTGGAGCTGGACACCGAGGTCGGCCGGGTCTACAACGAGCTGACCTCCACCGACGCGCCGGAGACCGGCGACCCGGTGGACAAGGTCGAGGTGCACGCCGGCACCAAGCTCGGCGACGTCACCGTCCGCCGCGCGCCCCGGCTGGAGGACCAGGCGTGA
- a CDS encoding aminoglycoside phosphotransferase family protein has translation MIEVPEVFVRSTIEREGERGERWLAALPEIVATLFERWGCRADGPVMHGEIGVIVPVLRDQGPAVIKVSFPHPGNVCEPDAFAAWKGQGAVLLYEREDECFAMLLERAGSRTLAELGDNDEVVGIAGRVNRRLAIPATAGLPRLRDHVGQWEESLRRDAADFAHALSRRVVQAAVATLRELGTDQPEVVIHGDLHARNILSAEREPWLAVDPKGLVGDPAYDGGTFLKTHVFALLEEDELDGAVARCLEMFAEAAELDGERVRRWAQFRAVESAFWRRRHRFARAGRSAEPDRLTDLADHLARVLV, from the coding sequence GTGATCGAGGTTCCGGAGGTGTTTGTACGAAGCACGATCGAACGTGAGGGGGAGCGTGGTGAGCGGTGGTTGGCCGCGCTGCCGGAGATCGTCGCGACGCTGTTCGAGCGGTGGGGGTGCCGGGCCGATGGGCCGGTCATGCATGGCGAGATCGGCGTGATCGTTCCAGTGCTGCGTGATCAAGGTCCTGCTGTCATCAAGGTCTCGTTCCCTCATCCCGGCAATGTCTGCGAGCCGGACGCGTTCGCGGCCTGGAAGGGGCAGGGGGCTGTGCTGCTTTACGAGCGCGAGGATGAATGCTTCGCGATGCTGCTTGAGCGAGCGGGCTCACGGACGCTTGCGGAACTGGGCGACAACGACGAGGTCGTGGGGATCGCCGGGCGGGTCAACAGGCGGCTGGCCATCCCGGCGACTGCCGGCCTGCCGCGGCTGCGCGATCACGTGGGGCAGTGGGAGGAGTCCCTACGCCGAGATGCCGCGGACTTCGCGCACGCGCTGTCGAGGCGCGTTGTTCAGGCGGCGGTCGCGACGCTTCGTGAGCTTGGGACTGATCAGCCCGAGGTTGTGATCCATGGTGATTTGCACGCGCGCAACATCCTCAGCGCAGAGCGCGAGCCGTGGCTGGCGGTAGATCCGAAAGGGCTCGTGGGAGATCCGGCGTACGACGGCGGCACCTTTCTGAAGACACACGTGTTCGCCCTGCTTGAGGAAGATGAGCTCGACGGGGCTGTTGCGCGCTGCCTGGAGATGTTTGCCGAAGCCGCGGAACTCGATGGTGAGCGCGTCCGTCGCTGGGCTCAGTTCCGTGCGGTCGAATCGGCATTCTGGCGGCGTCGGCACCGATTCGCCCGTGCAGGTCGCAGCGCAGAGCCGGATCGGCTCACGGACCTCGCTGACCATCTTGCGCGAGTGCTCGTCTAG
- a CDS encoding FAD-dependent oxidoreductase — translation MFAAMGALGLAPTAQAATAAAFTPPSVSDFHLTGRGAAKVVILGGGIAGLVSAYELGKAGYQCTILEPRDRTGGRNFTARNGTEQTDLFGNRQVCGFSEAQYMNCGPARLAQWMVTLDYCRELGVPIEVFTNVNADAYIYNESSGMTPGHPVRYRTAKSDVYGYVGELLAKASDQGALDSELTATDKEHLISFLEDWGQLSGASHGYAYTGGPNRGYNPYPGAAGSPGTVLGPVPSLSDVFASGVGQYFSFEFEFDQAMLMFQPVGGMDQIPRALTKAVGAQKVRLGCQATNVEQRTDGVTVTYTDASGHAKAIEADYCIAAMPPHLLAELPHNLGSAVQSALTAITPASASKIGLEYKSRWWETDHRIYGGITETDLDLTHIWHPSHGFHGERGVMIGYYNYGSDADAYGRMTPAQREARATELGARIYGPKYQTELASSFSQSWRFIPHLEGAWHNLPGYTPDAAILQPLNNPTGRVLYAGDWLSYLDAWQHGAITSARKAVTALHSRVMSA, via the coding sequence ATGTTCGCCGCCATGGGGGCACTCGGCCTCGCGCCCACCGCGCAGGCCGCCACCGCGGCGGCGTTCACTCCGCCGAGCGTCTCGGACTTCCACCTCACCGGCCGCGGCGCGGCGAAAGTCGTGATCCTCGGCGGCGGGATCGCGGGCCTGGTCTCCGCGTACGAACTGGGCAAGGCCGGCTATCAGTGCACGATCCTCGAGCCGCGCGACCGCACCGGCGGACGCAACTTCACCGCCCGCAACGGCACCGAGCAGACCGACCTGTTCGGCAACAGGCAGGTCTGCGGCTTCAGCGAGGCCCAGTACATGAACTGCGGCCCGGCCCGGCTCGCACAGTGGATGGTGACGCTCGACTACTGCCGCGAACTCGGCGTCCCCATCGAGGTTTTCACCAACGTCAACGCCGACGCGTACATCTACAACGAGTCCAGCGGCATGACGCCCGGGCACCCGGTGCGCTACCGCACCGCCAAATCCGACGTCTACGGCTATGTAGGCGAGCTGCTCGCGAAGGCGAGCGACCAGGGCGCACTGGACTCGGAACTGACCGCCACCGACAAAGAGCACCTGATCTCGTTCCTCGAGGACTGGGGCCAGCTCTCCGGAGCGTCCCATGGCTACGCCTACACGGGAGGACCCAACCGTGGATACAACCCGTACCCCGGAGCAGCCGGTTCTCCCGGCACGGTGCTCGGACCGGTGCCCAGCCTCTCGGACGTCTTCGCCTCCGGCGTCGGGCAGTACTTCTCCTTCGAGTTCGAATTCGACCAGGCGATGCTGATGTTCCAGCCGGTCGGCGGCATGGACCAGATACCCAGGGCTCTGACCAAGGCCGTCGGCGCGCAGAAGGTGCGGCTCGGCTGCCAGGCCACGAACGTCGAGCAGCGAACGGACGGCGTGACCGTCACCTACACCGACGCATCCGGCCACGCCAAGGCGATCGAGGCGGACTACTGCATCGCGGCGATGCCCCCGCACCTGCTGGCCGAACTGCCGCACAACCTCGGCTCCGCCGTGCAGAGCGCACTGACCGCCATCACCCCCGCCTCGGCCAGCAAGATCGGCCTCGAATACAAGAGCCGCTGGTGGGAGACCGACCACCGCATCTACGGCGGCATCACCGAGACCGACCTGGACCTCACCCACATCTGGCACCCCTCTCACGGATTCCACGGCGAGCGCGGCGTGATGATCGGCTACTACAACTACGGGTCCGACGCCGATGCTTACGGCCGTATGACGCCCGCCCAGCGCGAAGCCCGCGCCACCGAACTCGGCGCGCGCATCTACGGCCCCAAGTATCAGACCGAGCTCGCCTCGTCCTTCTCCCAGTCCTGGCGCTTCATCCCCCACCTCGAGGGCGCCTGGCACAACCTGCCCGGCTACACCCCCGACGCCGCGATCCTCCAGCCCCTCAACAACCCCACCGGGCGAGTTCTCTACGCCGGCGACTGGCTCTCCTATCTGGACGCCTGGCAGCACGGCGCGATCACCTCCGCCCGCAAGGCCGTCACCGCCCTGCACTCCAGGGTCATGTCCGCATAG